The sequence AAAGCTATCAAGCGGTGTTGCTTGTGTAATGCCATCAACAGAGCGTCTTAAATCTTCAAGTGTTACGCCAGATGATGTTTGCCCTGTAAAGAAGATACTTAAACTATCCATGACATTATAAGAGACAGCTTGTAGTTCAACAGGGGGCATCCAAGATGTCATTTGTACGGGGAAAGAGATCAGTAAAACCACATACCCCACCATAGCAGGGTTAAATGGATTTTGTCCTAAGCCACCATAAATATGTTTTGCGATAACAATGGCGACGAAAGTACCTAAAACAATGATCCACCACGGGGCTAAAGGCGGAATACTAATGGCAAGCAATACACCCGTTAACAGCGCTGAATTGTCTTTTAGGTAAAGTAAGGGATCTTCTTTTTTGAGCTTTACGCAGAGTGTTTCAGTGACAAGAGCCACGATAATCGCTAACACAATTTGGTAAATAGTGCCTAAACCAAAGAAATAGATTTGGCTTAAGATCCCCGGTAGTGCGGCTAATGTTACCCATAGCATCACTTGGCTGGTGGATTGTTGGTTATGCGTAAAAGGTGAACTCGCAATTTTT comes from Proteus vulgaris and encodes:
- the rsxD gene encoding electron transport complex subunit RsxD; this encodes MKFRPIQNNNSKLKIASSPFTHNQQSTSQVMLWVTLAALPGILSQIYFFGLGTIYQIVLAIIVALVTETLCVKLKKEDPLLYLKDNSALLTGVLLAISIPPLAPWWIIVLGTFVAIVIAKHIYGGLGQNPFNPAMVGYVVLLISFPVQMTSWMPPVELQAVSYNVMDSLSIFFTGQTSSGVTLEDLRRSVDGITQATPLDSFKTGLLTHPIDEVLATPILQGEFAGIGWQWVNVAYLFGGLILLYKRIISWHIPVAMISVLALCSVISWGIDPTRYSQPLLQIFSGATMLGAFFIATDPVSASTTPKGRLIYAGMIGLLVWIIRVYGGYPDAVAFSVLLANIAVPLIDSYTRPRVYGH